A window of Tatumella citrea genomic DNA:
CTTATTGCATATTAGCTTAGCTTAAAATTGCATTTTAGGAATAAAAATCCCTTTGCTAACGTAATATCACATTTCATTTCAGTCAGGAATTATTTATGCGTTTTTCCTTAGCAGTTCGTCAGTCCACACGCATGATTGCCGGGATATTGGGTCTGTGGTTGATGCTGGGCTCGGTTATCAGTGCCAGTGCAGCGCAAACCACACTGGTCATTGGCGATCAGGCTCGTATTTTACGCAGCCTGCTTGAAGCCTCAGGAGTATTACAGGGGATTCCGTACCAAATCCGCTGGGCCAATTTTCAGGGCGCCGCCCCACTGTTTGAAGCCCAGCGGGCCGATGCCGTCGATACTTCTTATGCAGGCGATCTGCCGGTATTACAGGCACTGGCCGGAGGGGTTAATCTTAAAATTATTCTTACCGAAGTGAGCAGCGGCAAAGGTAACGGGATCGTAGTGCCGGCCAATAGTCCGGTTAAAACTGTCAGTGATCTGCGCGGACAGCAGGTGGTGGTTTCTTCAGCCGCCGGCAGTATTTCACAAAACCTGCTCTATCTGGCACTGGAAAAAGCAGGTCTGTCACGTCAGGATGCACGAATCCGCTTTGTGCTACCCGTCGATGCCAGCGCGGCCTTCAACAGTGGCCAAATCAAAGCGTGGGCTGTATTTGATCCCTACCTGGCCGTAGCTCAGCAAAATGGCGGACGGCTAATTACCGACGCCAGCAAACTCACTTCCTCATTTTCATTTCTGACGGCCACCAGCCAATCGTTAGCTGATC
This region includes:
- a CDS encoding ABC transporter substrate-binding protein — translated: MRFSLAVRQSTRMIAGILGLWLMLGSVISASAAQTTLVIGDQARILRSLLEASGVLQGIPYQIRWANFQGAAPLFEAQRADAVDTSYAGDLPVLQALAGGVNLKIILTEVSSGKGNGIVVPANSPVKTVSDLRGQQVVVSSAAGSISQNLLYLALEKAGLSRQDARIRFVLPVDASAAFNSGQIKAWAVFDPYLAVAQQNGGRLITDASKLTSSFSFLTATSQSLADPAKQQAIKDFAGRVRQARLWALSHPQQYADSYAKLSHLPPATAVLITSRAATDSRSVTSADLASLQATADRFYHYGILPDKINVTDHAIKGFL